The Stigmatella aurantiaca genome includes the window GGGACATGGTGGGCAGAGGCGGAAGAACGAACGCCGTGGGCTCACCATAGCATTCGGAGGTCATCACACCCGGTCTCACGCCGTCACGGTGGAGCCCAGGACAATGCGCTTTCCCTCCCGGGCGGGCTCGCTGGCGGCGAAGTGGGAACGCGCTTCCTCGGCCATGTTCTCCAGCACGTCGTCGTTGTGCGCCGGATCATGGTGAAACAGCATCAGCCGCCGCGCGCCCACCGCCTGGGCGACCTGCGCGGCATCCACCATGGTGGAGTGTCCCCAGCCCTTCTTGGGGATGCCTCCCGTGCCCGCGTACTCGCTGGGGGTATATTGCGCGTCGAGGACGAGCGCATCCGCGCCCTCCAGGTAGCGGCCCACCGCTGGGGTGAGGCTATCGCGCGACAGCTCCACGTCCGTGGCGTAGACGAAGGTGTGGCCATCGGCCTCGACACGGTACGCCAGGCAGCCCTGGGGATGCGGCACGTCCACGGGGGTGACGCGGAACGGGCCCACTTCCACGGGGCGGCCATGCAGAGCCGAATCGAACGTCATCCGCGAGCGCATGATGGCCATGGGCACGGGGAAGTTCGGCGGCTCCATCTGCTGGGTCAGCACGCTGCGCAGGGCCTGGGCTCCGTTGGCGCCGGGCCCGTAGAGGCTCAGCTCGGTGGTGCCCAGGTAGGCGGGGGTGAAGAAGGGGAAGCCCTGCACGTGGTCCCAGTGCAGGTGCGAGAAGAAGAGGGCCGCCTTCTGGGGGGCGCTCTCGCGCATCAGCTGCTCGCCCAGCGTGCGGATGCCTGTTCCCGCGTCGAAGATGAGGCGGTGGCCCTGGCTGGTCACCTCCACGCAGGCGGTGTTGCCGCCGATGCGCGAGCCTGAAACCGAGATGCTGCCCCGAACGCCGAAGAACCGGATTTCCATGGTGCTCTTCCTTCCGATGGTGGCGGCTGGGTGTGGCCGCGTTCACAAGCGGAAGGACAAAGCAGGGATGATGCCAACGGATAACCCCTAGAACTCACAGGGGTAGGTCCATTTCAGACAAGGGCCTTGCACCAAAATGGTGCGGCCTGGATCAGGGCGATCTGGCCGATCTGGATCATCTGGGCTCGCCTGGAAGACCTGTTTCCAGTCGAGGGGCTCAGGGCACTGGCACTCTACGGAGGATGGTGTTCCGGCTGCCCACGACCCACACTTCGTGCGGTCCTACACCGCCCAGTCCTTTGGGGGTTCCGAAATCCCGGGTATCGATGCGCCAAGTGTTGCCGTCGAACCATCTCACGGTCTCATCGCTGACAGCGACGTACACAGCCGTGCGGCTGTAAGCGGTCAGACCTAGGACATCGGGGGGGTTGGTTCCTTCTTGGGTCAGACGGGGTAACTCGGTCCACTTTCCTTCCGCTCGCATGAGCACCACTCCGCCTTCTCCTGCGGCAAACGCCAGTCCATCGTGAACCACATGGACGCTGGTCAGTTTGGGAATCGAGCCCGCCGGGAGAGCCTCCTCGACCCATGTGCTGCCTCCCTCGGTCGAGCGAAGGATTTTCGGAGTATCCCCGTCGTACCCCACGGCCAGCATGTTCGAGACCTTCGTGCCATGAATGGCGCGCAGGTTGATGCCGGCTTTGATGCCGGTATTGACGGGCTCGCTCGGCTGGTTCGGGTAGTCCCAGCGGTAGATGCGCCCCCCACTGTCCGCGACAAAGAGTTTCGTGGAATTTCCCTCCACGAACCCCACCAAGCCACTGATCCGCGACGTGAAGCCGGAGGTTGTCTGTCCACAGTCTGGCTGTCCCGGCACATAGGCGCCGAGTTTGCCCCCCTCGGCGCCGAGGAATACACGGCCCTCCGTGGGATGCGCCCACGCGGAAATCCAGTCTCCCTTGCAGTGCGTGTACGGCTTGATGTCGTTGTTGCCCTTCACATGGACTACTTTGTTCCCATCGCCCACAACCCACGCATGGCCTTCTCGATAGACGGCCACCGCGTTCCACCGGCTTTCTGGGTCGTCGAATGAGGAGGGAACAGCTTTCCAGGAGACCGTGCCACATCCGATCTCATCCACCTGTCCATTGCAGTTGTTGTCCACCCGGTCGCAGCGCTCCTCGGCGTTCGTGGAGGCGAAGGGTGAGTCGTCGTTATCGCAATCCTGCCGGGGGGTGACCGCTCCCTCCACGGGCGGCTTGCAATCGTCCCCCACGGGCGTGCCCGCCTGACCATCCCCGTCCACATCCGTATACCAAGTGGTGACCGGCTGAGTGCTCACGCATGCGGTCGCGACACCCGCAGCCGTGCAGGAGAAGGTGCCCACGCACTCATCCGTCGTGGTGCAAGCGAGGTCCGTCGCTCCGGGCTTCACCTCAGGCTTGGCGTCGTTGCAATCCGTTCCACCCTCGACCGCGAGCACGAAGTCGTCGTCGTCCAGATCCGTGGCCCGTAGGTCCAGCCGCACCACCGCGATGCCCTCTTCGGGCACTTGCGCGTCCACGCTCTGGGTGGCCACGAGCTTTTTGTCCTCCACCGCACAGTCCCTCTCGAACGCTTCGGCGGTCACGACGAGGTCACGGCTCCAGGTGTCCTGGCGGTAGACGGCCACCGTCAGCTCCCGGCTGCGCGGGGGTCTGCCATCCGCGGTCTCCGGAGCGCTGAGCACCTCCACCGTGGACCGGGAGGGGTCCGCCTTGTCGCTCGCCGTCAAGGTGAGGCAGCCCGGGCGGAACGTCGCGTAGGAGAGGTCCACGCGGATAGCCCCCTCCCGGCGATCTTCGCTCTTGCATGCCGCGAGGGTCACAAACCACAAGCCGAACAGGAATAAACGCATGCCCAGTGCATTCCCGGGCGGTTCAGCGCCCGTCTGGAGGCCTCATTCCCATGGAAATGGGGCCCGGAGAACTCATCGTCCATAATCTGCTGAGCCGGTCACCGTCCAGCCACCTTCAAAGTCCGTGGCCCTGACCTCCTGGCTCCGCTATTTTCTGGCGCTTCGCGTCGCACCCGGGGCTGTAGACATCTCTCGTGTTCTCATGGTTATCGCGCGTCTCCTCCTGGCATCCCTCAGTTCCTGGCTCCTGATGGCCGTTCCAGAGGCCCACGCGCAGGCCCCGGAACCAGCAGCGGACGCCGAGCCGCTCACCCTGGAGCGGGCCATTCAGCTGGCGGCCGAGCGGAACGAAGCTCCCCTGGCCGCCCAGCAGCGCTCGGAA containing:
- a CDS encoding MBL fold metallo-hydrolase, with product MEIRFFGVRGSISVSGSRIGGNTACVEVTSQGHRLIFDAGTGIRTLGEQLMRESAPQKAALFFSHLHWDHVQGFPFFTPAYLGTTELSLYGPGANGAQALRSVLTQQMEPPNFPVPMAIMRSRMTFDSALHGRPVEVGPFRVTPVDVPHPQGCLAYRVEADGHTFVYATDVELSRDSLTPAVGRYLEGADALVLDAQYTPSEYAGTGGIPKKGWGHSTMVDAAQVAQAVGARRLMLFHHDPAHNDDVLENMAEEARSHFAASEPAREGKRIVLGSTVTA
- a CDS encoding MopE-related protein → MRLFLFGLWFVTLAACKSEDRREGAIRVDLSYATFRPGCLTLTASDKADPSRSTVEVLSAPETADGRPPRSRELTVAVYRQDTWSRDLVVTAEAFERDCAVEDKKLVATQSVDAQVPEEGIAVVRLDLRATDLDDDDFVLAVEGGTDCNDAKPEVKPGATDLACTTTDECVGTFSCTAAGVATACVSTQPVTTWYTDVDGDGQAGTPVGDDCKPPVEGAVTPRQDCDNDDSPFASTNAEERCDRVDNNCNGQVDEIGCGTVSWKAVPSSFDDPESRWNAVAVYREGHAWVVGDGNKVVHVKGNNDIKPYTHCKGDWISAWAHPTEGRVFLGAEGGKLGAYVPGQPDCGQTTSGFTSRISGLVGFVEGNSTKLFVADSGGRIYRWDYPNQPSEPVNTGIKAGINLRAIHGTKVSNMLAVGYDGDTPKILRSTEGGSTWVEEALPAGSIPKLTSVHVVHDGLAFAAGEGGVVLMRAEGKWTELPRLTQEGTNPPDVLGLTAYSRTAVYVAVSDETVRWFDGNTWRIDTRDFGTPKGLGGVGPHEVWVVGSRNTILRRVPVP